Proteins encoded by one window of Rubrobacter indicoceani:
- the rpsA gene encoding 30S ribosomal protein S1 yields MTETKSNVSRELSMADFFREENGEIVPIDESVLIDFKDGDIVEGNVVRIDKEEVLVDIGYKSEGLIPSNELSIRKGADPHDVVEMGQHIEALVMQKEDADGRLILSAKRAAFEKAWNRIEESYNDQRTVEGPVIEVVKGGLIIDIGLRGFLPASLVDIRRVRNLDSFLGDRLECKVIELNRSRNNVVLSRRAVLEEERKEEREKILTTLEEGDIVEGIVSNLVDFGAFVDLEGIDGLIHISELSWNHVDHPSEVVEVGEEVKVKVLEVDRDRERISLGLKQTRKDPWQEIVERVNVGETIPGRITKLVSFGAFVEVAEGVEGLIHISELADHHVEESSEIVRSGDEVEARIIDVDAKRRRLSLSLRPKREDRDDRPPRREREEGGAPRGERPPRREREDRGSGSSAPPRESGGLRTGAFDALSDLDLENNE; encoded by the coding sequence ATGACGGAAACCAAGAGCAACGTATCCCGCGAACTGTCAATGGCGGACTTCTTCCGTGAGGAGAACGGGGAGATAGTCCCGATAGACGAGAGCGTCCTTATAGATTTCAAGGACGGGGATATCGTCGAGGGCAATGTCGTCCGGATAGACAAGGAGGAAGTCCTTGTCGACATAGGCTACAAGTCGGAGGGTCTGATCCCCTCCAACGAACTCTCCATCCGCAAGGGCGCGGACCCGCACGACGTCGTCGAGATGGGTCAGCACATCGAAGCCCTCGTTATGCAGAAGGAGGACGCCGACGGTCGGCTTATCCTGTCTGCCAAGCGGGCGGCCTTCGAGAAGGCCTGGAACCGCATCGAGGAGTCGTACAACGACCAGCGGACGGTCGAGGGCCCGGTTATCGAGGTCGTCAAGGGGGGTCTGATCATCGACATCGGGCTTCGCGGCTTCCTGCCGGCCTCGCTGGTGGACATCCGACGGGTCAGGAACCTCGACTCATTTCTCGGCGACCGTCTCGAATGCAAGGTTATCGAGCTGAACCGCAGCCGCAACAACGTCGTGCTTAGTCGCCGGGCGGTGCTCGAAGAGGAGCGCAAGGAAGAGCGCGAGAAGATCCTCACGACGCTCGAAGAGGGCGACATCGTCGAGGGCATCGTCTCGAACCTCGTGGACTTCGGGGCGTTTGTTGACCTTGAAGGCATAGACGGTCTCATCCACATCTCGGAGCTTTCGTGGAACCACGTGGATCACCCCTCCGAGGTCGTCGAGGTCGGCGAAGAGGTCAAGGTCAAGGTTCTCGAGGTGGACCGTGACCGGGAGCGCATCTCGCTCGGTCTCAAGCAGACGCGGAAAGACCCGTGGCAGGAGATCGTCGAGCGTGTCAACGTCGGGGAGACGATACCGGGGCGCATCACGAAGCTGGTTTCCTTCGGGGCGTTTGTGGAGGTCGCGGAAGGGGTCGAGGGGCTTATCCACATCTCGGAGCTTGCCGACCACCACGTCGAGGAATCGTCCGAGATCGTCCGCTCCGGCGACGAGGTCGAGGCGCGCATCATCGACGTGGACGCAAAGCGCCGCAGGCTGTCGCTGAGCCTTCGCCCGAAGCGCGAGGACCGGGACGACCGCCCGCCGCGCCGCGAGCGCGAAGAAGGTGGCGCACCACGCGGAGAGCGTCCGCCGCGCCGCGAAAGAGAAGACCGGGGCAGCGGCTCCAGCGCGCCGCCGCGCGAGTCCGGCGGTCTGAGGACCGGGGCGTTCGATGCGCTCTCGGATCTAGACCTGGAGAACAACGAGTAA
- a CDS encoding DNA polymerase I: MRIYLIDGFSLLYRAFYALPQTISTSGGLPTNALYGFTSMVLKLLDSEEPVGIGVVWDGGMPKYRTEIFPEYKANRSAMPEELRMQLDHLDEILLAMNIHAVRAEGFEADDAIATLSKKVPDGVELLIVTGDQDAMQLVGGPVKVARTTRGVSELKEYTRETVVEEYGVTPEQIPDYKGLVGDSSDNIPGVKGIGPKGASKLLQEYVTVEAIYENLDAIKAQGTRTKLEENRESAFLSKELATMRYDVPVEFDAERLKFEGVSPEVDEVIRRYEFKSLGQRLSELPTVGGERLAPPERLKVRVSEEPVDLSFEAVSVAPVGDGRWCVAESEDDVRLVGDLPERPLYVHDAKKTRVRDANFDTYLAAYLIRPGLGSYDVEAMAADRGLAGVEVEHDDEAVVAAARRAAVVQALSPRLREELEELGLARLYFNVELPLADVLSDMEDLGMSVDAATLDEVGDEIEGRLATLEAAIYKEADREFNIGSPKQLGEILFEEMGIPPIRKTKTGYSTDAKVLNQLELQGHAIAHLIVEWRELAKLKGTYVEGLGKLIRDDGRIHTTLNQAITTTGRVSSEAPNLQNIPVRTETGQRIRDAFTSSAGRKLVVVDYSQIELRILAHMTGEEALVEAFTNGEDIHTRTASEVFDVRPESVTPELRRRAKMVNFGVLYGISGFGLATRLGLNLVNPAEADEYIKRYFESYPKVTAFMQKTFSEARERAESEAGVPYVTTLFGRRRYVPELVDRKKNVQKLGERFAFNARVQGTAADIMKVAMVDLAPRMKRLGADMLMQVHDELVFDVADGQVEEVASLAAERMVAAYDLHPPLEVEAKVGERWGRGEPLAIVR, from the coding sequence ATGCGTATCTATCTCATCGACGGTTTCTCACTGCTCTACCGGGCGTTCTACGCGCTGCCGCAGACCATATCGACAAGTGGCGGTCTGCCGACGAACGCGCTTTACGGGTTCACGTCCATGGTCCTGAAGCTGCTCGATTCGGAGGAGCCGGTCGGCATCGGGGTCGTGTGGGACGGCGGGATGCCGAAGTACCGGACCGAGATATTTCCGGAGTACAAGGCGAACCGGTCAGCGATGCCGGAGGAGCTTCGGATGCAGCTCGACCACCTTGATGAGATCCTCTTGGCCATGAACATCCACGCCGTCCGGGCCGAGGGCTTCGAGGCCGATGACGCCATCGCCACGCTCTCGAAAAAGGTGCCGGACGGTGTGGAGCTCCTGATAGTTACCGGGGATCAGGACGCCATGCAGCTTGTCGGCGGTCCGGTGAAGGTCGCCCGCACGACGCGCGGCGTCTCCGAACTCAAGGAGTACACCCGCGAGACGGTCGTCGAGGAATACGGCGTTACGCCCGAGCAGATACCGGACTACAAGGGCCTCGTCGGCGACTCCTCGGACAATATCCCCGGCGTCAAGGGAATCGGTCCGAAGGGCGCGTCGAAGCTTCTTCAGGAGTACGTGACGGTGGAGGCGATCTACGAAAACCTCGACGCCATCAAGGCGCAAGGCACGCGCACGAAGCTCGAAGAGAACCGCGAGAGCGCGTTTCTCTCCAAAGAACTCGCGACCATGCGCTACGACGTACCCGTCGAGTTCGACGCGGAGAGGCTCAAGTTCGAGGGCGTCTCGCCCGAGGTGGACGAGGTCATACGCCGCTACGAGTTCAAGAGCCTCGGCCAGAGGCTCTCGGAGCTGCCGACGGTCGGCGGCGAGCGGCTCGCCCCGCCCGAACGCCTGAAAGTCCGGGTCTCCGAAGAGCCCGTGGACCTGAGCTTCGAGGCGGTTTCCGTCGCGCCGGTCGGGGACGGGCGGTGGTGCGTCGCGGAGTCGGAGGACGACGTGCGGCTCGTGGGGGACCTCCCGGAGAGGCCGCTCTACGTTCACGACGCCAAAAAGACCCGCGTCCGGGACGCGAACTTCGATACGTATCTGGCGGCGTACCTTATAAGGCCCGGCCTCGGAAGCTACGATGTGGAGGCGATGGCCGCAGACCGGGGCCTCGCCGGGGTCGAGGTCGAGCACGACGACGAAGCGGTCGTCGCGGCGGCTCGGCGGGCGGCGGTCGTGCAGGCTCTTAGCCCGAGGCTCCGGGAAGAACTGGAGGAGCTGGGTCTCGCGCGGCTCTACTTCAACGTCGAGCTTCCGCTGGCCGACGTACTCTCCGACATGGAAGACCTCGGGATGTCCGTAGACGCCGCGACGCTCGATGAGGTCGGAGACGAGATAGAGGGCCGACTCGCCACGCTCGAAGCGGCCATCTACAAAGAGGCGGATCGTGAGTTCAACATCGGCTCGCCCAAGCAGCTCGGTGAGATACTCTTCGAGGAGATGGGGATACCCCCGATCCGGAAAACAAAGACCGGCTACTCAACCGACGCAAAGGTCTTGAACCAGCTGGAACTTCAGGGCCACGCTATCGCACACCTCATCGTCGAGTGGCGCGAGCTTGCAAAGCTCAAGGGAACCTACGTGGAAGGACTCGGGAAGCTCATCCGGGACGACGGGCGCATCCACACGACGCTCAACCAGGCGATCACCACCACCGGACGCGTATCGAGCGAAGCCCCGAACCTGCAGAACATACCCGTCAGAACGGAGACGGGGCAGAGGATCCGCGACGCCTTCACCTCGTCGGCCGGACGAAAGCTCGTGGTCGTGGATTACTCGCAGATAGAACTGCGGATACTCGCCCACATGACGGGCGAGGAGGCCCTTGTCGAGGCGTTCACAAACGGTGAGGATATCCACACCCGCACCGCCTCGGAGGTCTTCGACGTGCGACCCGAGAGCGTAACACCCGAGCTTCGAAGGCGGGCGAAGATGGTCAACTTCGGGGTTCTGTACGGGATATCCGGCTTCGGGCTCGCAACGCGGCTCGGCCTGAACCTCGTCAACCCGGCGGAGGCCGACGAGTACATCAAACGCTACTTCGAGAGCTACCCGAAGGTTACGGCGTTTATGCAGAAGACCTTCTCCGAAGCACGCGAACGCGCCGAGTCCGAGGCCGGAGTCCCGTACGTCACGACGCTGTTCGGGCGCCGGCGATACGTACCGGAACTCGTTGACCGCAAAAAAAACGTGCAGAAGCTCGGGGAGCGGTTCGCGTTCAACGCCCGGGTCCAGGGAACGGCGGCGGACATCATGAAGGTCGCCATGGTGGACCTTGCCCCCAGAATGAAGAGGCTCGGCGCGGATATGCTGATGCAGGTTCACGACGAGCTTGTCTTTGATGTCGCCGACGGTCAGGTAGAAGAAGTCGCAAGCCTTGCCGCAGAGAGGATGGTCGCGGCCTACGACCTGCACCCCCCGCTCGAAGTAGAGGCAAAGGTCGGGGAGCGGTGGGGGCGGGGTGAGCCGCTGGCGATAGTGCGGTAG
- a CDS encoding DUF501 domain-containing protein: protein MTDHDYETVTAQLGREPKPFTVAARCPFGKPSAIRNEPSRKLPTTFWLTCPALNSAIAGVEAGGGVKAVQELVGEKEVERIHAEHRERYGVRVAGVREGGYIKCLHAFTALHLSGEIPNAVAEWTLSRIEEPYPGSGCCTRREPASGA from the coding sequence ATGACGGACCACGACTACGAAACTGTAACCGCACAGCTCGGGCGCGAACCGAAACCCTTCACCGTCGCCGCCCGCTGCCCGTTCGGCAAGCCCTCCGCCATACGGAACGAGCCCTCCCGAAAGCTCCCGACGACCTTCTGGCTGACCTGCCCGGCCCTTAACTCCGCCATAGCCGGCGTCGAGGCGGGAGGCGGGGTGAAGGCCGTCCAAGAACTCGTCGGAGAGAAGGAAGTGGAGCGAATACACGCCGAGCACCGCGAACGCTACGGCGTGCGGGTCGCGGGCGTCCGGGAGGGCGGCTACATCAAGTGCCTGCACGCCTTCACCGCGCTGCACCTCTCGGGCGAGATACCGAACGCCGTCGCGGAATGGACCCTCTCCCGCATCGAAGAGCCGTACCCCGGAAGCGGCTGCTGCACCCGGAGGGAACCCGCCTCCGGAGCCTGA
- a CDS encoding FtsB family cell division protein, with protein MVAYAAFIGLLLASYIAPLKDTLKSRAEMPEVEARLAGLEADVAAREAEVRELQTPAGIERAARERYGMVAPGEKVYMLPDEAASE; from the coding sequence GTGGTCGCTTACGCGGCGTTTATCGGCCTGCTTCTCGCTTCTTACATCGCCCCGCTAAAAGACACTCTCAAGAGCCGGGCCGAGATGCCGGAGGTGGAGGCCCGGCTCGCCGGGCTAGAGGCCGACGTCGCCGCCCGCGAGGCCGAGGTCAGGGAACTCCAGACCCCGGCGGGGATAGAGCGAGCCGCCCGCGAACGCTACGGCATGGTCGCGCCGGGCGAGAAGGTGTACATGCTCCCGGACGAGGCCGCATCCGAATGA
- the pyk gene encoding pyruvate kinase gives MRRTKIIATLGPATSSEETIDQLIGSGVDVTRLNFSHGSHDMHLYNANLVREAARKAGRNVAVLQDVQGPKIRTGPVAGGTELVEGNRVVLAPGDFVGDASRLSTSYDALAEDVKVGERLLIDDGLLGLRVEAIKGGDVVCKVLEGGPVSSHKGLNFPDTKLSITGLTPKDIEDLEFSMKELHPDWVAVSFIRTGDEVREVKERIREFGGDAPVISKIEKHEAIDNIDEIIAESDGIMVARGDLAVELSAERVPVEQKRIIARCRRRGKPVIVATQMLDSMIRNPRPTRAEVSDVANAIFDRTDAVMLSGETAVGRYPMYAVQEMERICRTSEAAINYGRDIMSSTMWGRGDRYDAVTHAACELAEVLDCEAILTSTQTGRSTIRVSRFRPPNKILAVSPIVATARRMALIWGVTSIIGDQAGTIEERFRASLEAAEEAGELKEGDRIVFTGGVAGSMPGSTNLLQVHTLGDEER, from the coding sequence ATGCGCCGGACCAAGATCATCGCGACCTTAGGCCCCGCCACAAGCTCCGAAGAGACGATAGACCAGCTTATCGGGTCGGGCGTGGACGTTACGCGCCTGAACTTCTCGCACGGAAGCCACGACATGCACCTGTACAACGCAAACCTCGTTCGCGAAGCCGCCCGAAAGGCCGGTCGCAATGTAGCGGTACTTCAAGACGTGCAGGGACCGAAGATAAGGACCGGACCCGTAGCGGGCGGGACGGAGCTTGTCGAGGGGAACCGGGTGGTGCTTGCGCCGGGGGACTTTGTCGGGGACGCGAGTCGGCTTTCGACTTCGTACGACGCGCTTGCGGAGGACGTGAAGGTCGGGGAGCGGCTGCTTATAGACGACGGGCTTCTGGGGTTGCGGGTCGAGGCCATAAAAGGCGGCGACGTGGTCTGCAAGGTACTGGAGGGCGGGCCGGTCTCATCGCACAAGGGGTTGAACTTCCCGGACACGAAGCTTTCGATCACGGGCCTGACGCCGAAGGACATCGAAGACCTGGAGTTCTCGATGAAGGAGCTCCACCCGGACTGGGTGGCGGTTTCGTTTATCAGGACGGGGGACGAGGTCCGGGAGGTCAAGGAGCGCATCCGCGAGTTCGGCGGGGACGCTCCGGTGATATCCAAGATAGAGAAGCACGAAGCGATAGACAACATAGACGAGATCATCGCTGAGTCCGACGGCATCATGGTCGCTCGCGGCGACCTGGCGGTAGAGCTTTCGGCGGAGCGGGTCCCGGTCGAGCAGAAAAGAATCATCGCGCGTTGCCGGCGGCGCGGCAAGCCCGTTATCGTGGCGACGCAGATGCTTGATTCGATGATAAGAAACCCCCGTCCGACGCGGGCCGAGGTCTCGGACGTTGCAAACGCTATCTTCGACCGGACCGACGCGGTGATGCTCTCGGGCGAGACGGCGGTCGGGCGGTATCCGATGTACGCCGTGCAGGAGATGGAGAGGATCTGCCGCACCTCGGAGGCCGCCATCAACTACGGTCGGGACATCATGTCGAGCACCATGTGGGGCCGGGGGGACCGCTACGACGCCGTTACCCACGCGGCGTGCGAGCTTGCCGAAGTCCTTGACTGCGAGGCCATACTCACCTCGACGCAGACCGGGCGCTCGACCATAAGGGTGTCGCGGTTCAGGCCGCCGAACAAGATCCTTGCGGTAAGCCCGATAGTGGCGACGGCCCGCAGGATGGCCCTTATCTGGGGCGTAACGTCCATTATCGGGGATCAGGCCGGAACCATAGAGGAGCGTTTCCGGGCTTCGCTCGAAGCGGCCGAGGAGGCCGGAGAGTTAAAGGAGGGTGACCGGATAGTCTTCACCGGCGGGGTGGCGGGTTCGATGCCCGGCTCGACGAACCTGCTTCAGGTTCACACCCTGGGCGACGAGGAGAGGTAG
- the eno gene encoding phosphopyruvate hydratase, whose translation MTEIVAVHGREILDSRGNPTVEVELATVSGFVGRAAVPSGASTGEHEAVELRDGDRNRYGGKGVGKAVENVNTELAEVVLGMDVTDQRALDLAMISADGSDNKGRLGANAMLGVSLAAAKAAAESAGLPLYRYLGGPGAHTLPVPCANIMNGGAHASNNVDFQEFMIVPAGFTEYSEAIRAVAEIYAGLKKLLGEKGLAGGIGDEGGFAPDLASNAEALALISEAVEKSGYGVGEEIFFALDPAASEFYKDGNYVLSGENKTLTPEEMVSYWADLCDQYPIVSLEDGLDENDWDGWSLLTEKLGSHVQLVGDDLFVTNPQILARGIERGVGNSILVKVNQIGTLTETLETINLAHKAGYTTMISHRSGETEDATIADLAVAVNAGQIKTGAPARTDRVAKYNQLFRIEESLGEAGFYPGIGAFNYRAKG comes from the coding sequence ATGACTGAGATCGTAGCGGTACACGGGCGTGAGATTCTGGACTCGCGGGGGAACCCGACGGTGGAGGTGGAGCTTGCCACCGTGAGCGGTTTCGTCGGGCGGGCCGCCGTGCCCTCCGGCGCGTCTACGGGCGAACACGAGGCCGTAGAGCTACGCGACGGGGACAGGAACCGCTACGGTGGCAAGGGCGTCGGCAAGGCCGTCGAGAACGTCAACACCGAGCTTGCCGAGGTCGTACTCGGGATGGACGTTACCGACCAGCGGGCCCTCGACCTCGCCATGATCTCCGCCGACGGCTCCGACAACAAGGGCCGCCTCGGGGCAAACGCTATGCTAGGGGTCTCGCTGGCCGCAGCGAAGGCCGCCGCTGAATCCGCCGGGCTCCCGCTCTACCGTTACCTCGGAGGACCCGGGGCGCACACGCTCCCCGTGCCGTGCGCGAACATCATGAACGGCGGGGCGCACGCCTCCAACAACGTGGACTTCCAGGAGTTCATGATCGTCCCGGCGGGCTTCACCGAATACTCCGAGGCAATTCGCGCCGTAGCCGAGATCTACGCCGGGCTGAAGAAGCTTCTCGGCGAGAAGGGGCTTGCGGGCGGCATCGGGGACGAGGGCGGTTTCGCCCCCGACCTCGCAAGCAACGCCGAGGCACTCGCGCTTATCAGCGAGGCCGTCGAAAAGAGCGGCTACGGAGTCGGGGAGGAGATATTCTTCGCCCTCGACCCGGCGGCTTCGGAGTTCTACAAGGACGGAAACTACGTTCTCTCGGGCGAGAACAAGACGCTCACCCCGGAGGAGATGGTCTCGTACTGGGCGGATCTTTGCGACCAGTACCCGATAGTCTCCCTCGAAGACGGCTTGGACGAAAACGACTGGGACGGCTGGAGCCTCTTGACCGAGAAGCTCGGGAGCCACGTGCAGCTGGTCGGGGACGACCTTTTCGTGACGAACCCTCAGATCCTCGCTCGCGGCATCGAGAGAGGCGTCGGCAATTCGATTTTGGTGAAGGTAAACCAGATCGGCACCCTGACCGAAACGCTGGAGACCATCAACCTCGCGCACAAGGCGGGGTACACGACGATGATCTCTCACCGCTCCGGCGAGACCGAGGACGCGACGATAGCCGATCTGGCGGTAGCGGTGAACGCCGGGCAGATAAAGACCGGCGCACCCGCTCGCACCGACCGAGTTGCGAAATACAACCAGCTTTTTCGCATCGAAGAATCGCTCGGCGAGGCCGGCTTCTACCCCGGCATCGGAGCTTTCAACTACAGAGCGAAGGGATAG
- a CDS encoding peptidylprolyl isomerase produces MVLGNTFLRRVALSCGLAVVVLGAGACGAADTTANQPSGAERVATFDGGEVTQGELQEAIDLFAQQSGTGEVEPGSPQYDLAAQQVLPSLVQQEIAVAYAEENNITVSDGDVESEIETIKTQLSEQASASGQELSGDEALNQALEQAGLTEDDLRDDIRSSLPVQKVQERITSDVEPTDEEVRTYYDENADTAYTTPPQRCARHILYGPDQREQAEEAFQRLEDEDADFQEIAREDSQDPGSAEQGGDLGCIGRGETVPNFEEALFNAEEGETVGPVETQFGYHIIRLYEIREEQTQPFDEVEGEIRDQLTAEQQGVAFTEWLAGQEEERNVEYLPAYDPNAAAEETTAAQE; encoded by the coding sequence TTGGTTCTGGGGAATACTTTTCTGAGGCGGGTCGCGTTATCTTGCGGTCTGGCGGTTGTCGTGCTCGGCGCGGGGGCCTGCGGCGCGGCGGATACAACGGCAAACCAGCCTTCGGGGGCCGAGCGGGTCGCCACCTTCGACGGCGGTGAGGTTACTCAGGGCGAGCTTCAGGAGGCGATAGACCTCTTCGCCCAGCAGAGCGGCACGGGAGAGGTGGAGCCGGGATCTCCGCAGTACGACCTCGCCGCGCAGCAGGTTCTGCCCTCGCTCGTGCAGCAGGAGATAGCGGTCGCCTATGCCGAGGAGAACAACATCACCGTCTCCGACGGGGACGTGGAATCTGAGATAGAGACGATCAAGACCCAGCTCTCCGAGCAGGCGAGCGCGAGCGGACAGGAACTCTCCGGCGATGAGGCGCTGAACCAGGCCCTGGAGCAGGCCGGGCTGACCGAGGACGACCTGCGCGACGACATCCGGTCCTCGCTCCCGGTGCAGAAGGTTCAGGAGCGGATCACCTCGGACGTCGAGCCGACCGACGAGGAAGTCCGCACCTACTACGACGAGAACGCAGACACCGCTTATACGACCCCGCCGCAGCGTTGCGCGCGGCATATCCTCTACGGTCCGGACCAGCGGGAGCAGGCCGAGGAGGCCTTCCAGCGGCTGGAGGACGAGGACGCGGACTTCCAGGAGATAGCCCGTGAGGATTCCCAGGACCCCGGCAGCGCGGAGCAGGGCGGCGACCTCGGGTGTATCGGGCGCGGCGAGACCGTCCCGAACTTCGAGGAGGCTCTCTTCAACGCCGAGGAGGGCGAGACCGTTGGCCCGGTCGAGACGCAGTTCGGCTACCACATAATCCGGCTGTACGAGATCCGCGAGGAGCAGACCCAGCCGTTCGACGAGGTGGAGGGTGAGATCCGCGACCAGCTCACCGCCGAGCAGCAGGGCGTGGCCTTTACCGAATGGCTCGCCGGGCAGGAGGAAGAGCGCAACGTGGAGTACCTGCCCGCTTACGATCCGAACGCCGCCGCCGAGGAGACGACCGCAGCGCAGGAGTAA